The genomic interval GTACGCAAGAGCCATCGGAACACTGAAGGAAATGACATTGGTATCAAGGTGTGAGACTAGAGAACGGCTTTCCCCGGGAAATAAAAATTATATTTTGACATCGGATCCAGTGTCGATGTGCAGACAACTCAAGGATCGGAATGTCTCAGAACCGGGGGCTTTCCTCGGATTACCAGGGCCACGGGCTGTCAGTGATTGTGCACAAGGGCAAGTGTATCCGCCTCAGACAAAGGATCGACCGTGCTCATCACACATTCCCGTAACGTACGATGACGTCACACCCCGTAAAAAAACTACGGCAGCGCGtggtgtttctctctgtatatCACGGAGGGAGTGGCCGCTGAACACATATGAACTGTTTCACTGCTTTGTAAACACCTAATTATCTCTAGTTCAGTCACTCTTTGTGTCTATATTTCCAATGATATTCCGGCTACCGCATAACAGCAGGCATGCGGACGTCAAGCACGGATAACTTCAGTGCCTGATCGTGCGCTCCCGAGACGCTCACGACACTACCGcatcgcttttctctttttctgttgaGGAGCCCCTTTCGTACGCCGTTCAGCCGCGTCACTTTCCGCAACACGTTCTTAATGTGGTACTCGTTAATTCGACGTTCTGCACCTGGCAAAATTGCGCCACCACAACTTGCTGCTACTCTACCTGACCCAACGACCGACAGCCTAGGTGATACCTCTTTCAGCTTAATACATGTACCGCAACGCTTCAGACGTGAAGTCAAGTGCCACACCGAAAGTCCTTTCAGCCTAAAGCTGTCACTGGAGTCGTATACAGCAACACGCTTCCACCGAACGTTTCCACCGTCTCTAATTGTTGTACGGCATTTGCTAAATACCCTTGTTCCACGCCTTTCAGCTCCGTTTGCTCACCACCGCGATGTCCTCGAACGCTACAGCACAAACCCAGGAGTCCCACTGCAGCGACTGACTGACGCAGCGGTATTCCGTGTTACTGCTCGACATCCGCACGAAGTGCCGCCTTCGTAAGTCGGCTCATGCTAAGAAGGGGGGCCACCCACCCCAACGACGTCTTACATCTGGGACGACACGTTaccgcgccttcttctcactACATCACAGTTGCAGGGTTTCTGCAGGTTTGCAACGTCTTTAATTTTCTGCTGGAATACACGCGATCGGCAAGTGATGCACCATCATCGTCGACGGTTGAAAACATGTGACACTTGCGTGGGGGCGCCTCCGAAACAAATTCTGCCATATGTGCACGGACTGTATCAGCTTGGCGAGTGGCGAAGCATTCGGCCAGGCAGCCATCTGCTCACGCtctgtcctcctcttctgtcttacGTGCCATTCATTCTGCACCTCTCTGAAACACATGCTTCACGTCGCCACCTTTGCCACCTGGATGTTGTTGAAAAGGAGTGCAACAAGACGAGCTCACCGATGAGGTCAATGCCTTAACCCCTGCCCGTTCATGTCAACATCGAATTTGCCATTCACGGGCAATTGGCCACTCTTGCAAACATGGAATGCGCTGCATCTGCAGCATCAGAATACAAACCATGTGGCACAGCTATGGACAACTGCAGCACAGTCACGATTAggacacacatacacacaaatcaTGGGGATGCTCTCTTTTCAATAATCTGCAATCACATGCAAAATTACTGAATAACACGCATCACTCGACTGTACTTTATGGCTTCGCAGCATGATACACATCCGTCCATCACCACTCGCACACGGCGTCGTCGTTGCTTCCAGTTGCCAAATGTGACACTACCAGTCACCTTCTTCACTGGCAATGAACTCTTACATTGATATCAACACAAAGGCCAGGGCTGGTATTCCAATAGACACACCCACAGCAGCAGACAAACCATGAGCGCCAGCAACCTTGATTACCGCTGTAAGAGTCTTGTTCTTTCCCGTGTCCTTGACTTTGAAACAGAAGGGTAtggtttccttctccggcACTGAGCCAGCGGGAACCGTTAAAGACCTCGTGGATTGAGCCTCAGTCCACGCAGGCGTCGGTGCACTTCCCTTGAACAATGCTGCGAGCTCGACGGGCTCATCCTTGCAGTGGTCTCCCTTTTCAACCTTGAGAACTTGACTAGGGTTGGGCGGGATGTACTCAAGAGGGCGGCTCCCTGAATTCTCTATCGAAACACTATCGCCCGGTGTGATAAtctccttctttgtttcATCGTCGTCCAGCGCCTTCTTGAAATCGTAGGTCCAGCTCTTTGCCCGCACTCGCCAAGCCGAGCACCCAAATAAAATAAGGAAACAGAGCACCGCCCTGAGAAGAATTTTATTTTTCGTCATGGTtgaagacagacgaaagcAGTTGCAGTATGCTGCGACGCGTCTTCCGAGAACTGCGTCCCCTTGAACGACGACGTTATTGTCGGTACTACACTACGACGTTTGCGACCAGGTACCAGCCTCACGATGTTTTCAAATGTATCCGATGAACCACATGAACAGTCATGAACATTCGCCAAGGCGTATTGTTGACGTGCTTAAACATTCCTTCTTCAAGCGAACCGCATCACATTCCTTTTGTCCCTCATGAACTGTTGCACACTTCTTTCTAGTTAGTCTCAGCGGCGTTGGCTTCAACGGTCATCCATCTCCATCCGGCGTGTCCAGCCAGTTGCCGGGGACACGGCGTCACCGGCTCCGTCGACGCCTGCGCAGCAACCGCGAGAGCCGGACCCGGAAGTTGTGTTAACAATCCCAGGAAGCCAccagcgttttctcttcaccgAGTAGCTTGTGTGTATACAAGGGTGCTACGTGGTACACAGAAGTGGAAGGAGACCTGGCGACGACAGTGCGGAAAAATGCTGCCACTGGAGAAAATGTTATGCATGTTCCCAGAGTGAGAAATGCTTATTCTTCTCAGTATTTCGCCTTCAATAGTGTGTGTGACTACCCCAATGAAAGGCCACAAAGGCGTCTTGCCGAAACACATGGACTGGACGAATGAAAAGGCACAGCGGCGCTTGATGTCTGACATGCCATAACTGCTATCGAGTGTTGCGTTTGGGCAGGAACAAGTTCTGAGAGCCTGTTTAACGACGACAAGGAAACACTCTCACTGAACAGAAGATTTTCTTGTGGAACTGCTCAGCTGTGGGTAGGCTGCCTCAAGATGAATGGGTAAACAGTCTTATGTATGAGGACAAAGCAGGGTTCCACACAAAGCGGGTTGGCGCTGCTTCGCAGCACTGCCAGCGTAGGACATGTACGCAgctgaaagaagaaacagtgtCCAGCTGGTCTGCCATAGATTGGGCAAGGATCAGCCTATTCCCCTCACAACCTCTACATGAACCGGTAGAGCCGGCCTCTTTGTTTTAGAACGAGCGAGATCTTTGCTGTAACACAACGGAACCCAGCGACACATAATGGTCCTTTTCTCGAGCCGTGCTGGTGCAACAACCTCACCGAGGCTTTGAAAGCTCCGCAAAACGATTCCCTTCACCATGGTTCATGTTCGTTGTCTGCTGCCGACGCCTTGCAGAGCAGTGTAGTAGGGGTGCACGATGAAGAAACAGTTTTTAATGAAAGTATCAGTGAAAGTACTTTCCACATGCTACATTCGTGTGAAAGATGTGGATAATGTTCTCTCACATGACCCTCGTGTTCCGCAGCAACGGCTGTACTTCTCGTATCCGCGTTCAGTTCTGTTGCAAACCAGTGAGGCCACGAATTCATGCTTTTGAGTTCGTTAAATGTCTGTCAATAACTAACCAGAGTGTCACTCAAAAACGAACCGTATTGATTGTGCTTGTTAGCCTTTGTGCGCCGTTCAAGCAGACACGGGTAAACAGGGATTTGCATGTGCTTCTTTGTTAGGCTGGCCGTTTCCTTTTGTTGTCCGTTGTAGATAACCGTGAGCTAGCGTTCGCGGCTGTACGACAACTCGCAAGCTACGAGTGTTTTCGTTTCCGCCACATCGGAAGGTGAGTCCGAAGTTATCGCTTCCTTGAAGGGAATGACCAGATTTAGAGGATGAACGTACCCTTCTCCGGCGACAAGCGTTCGTCTCTAACCCAATTTCCTGCCTCGGATCCCTGTCCATTCTGCCCACCACCACGATAAGATTTCTCCCTGGTGCTACACCTattctttttttccacgGCTCCTTCCACGATGAAGCCATGCATGCCGGGAACAGAGAGTCGGACACACGGGTGGCCCAGAGCGCTATCACGTCGCATTGGGGTGCGTGTATGTGCGCTCGTgggtgtcttctctttcgacaAAAAGGCATACATACCAGCGAACGAGATCACCAAGAAAAGCCGCGCATGCTCCACTGGAAACACTCGCGTTTCCAGCCTGCGACGAGCCGGCGCGTGTCAGTGCAGGCACTCAACAGCTCCCGCTACATTTTCCCACGGTGCGTACCGAGAGCGAGTTTCTTGAGCCGCGTCTTTTTGAGGGAAAGGCACgaacgtttttctttcgaaaATCGATCCAATGACCATGGCGTTGTCGTagccgccttcctctctaAGCCTCCTAATGCACTCAGTCGCTTTGTTGGCGGGGACGAACGCCAAGAGACCCCCAGATGTCTGCGGATCGAAGAGTATCGGGAGCGTTGGTGGGAGATCAGCAGGCGAAAGAGGCTGAATAGGAAGATCACCTGTAGGTGCAGCACCGGCCGGAGCTGTGCCTACGGTTTTGAGTGAGAGAGCCGGAAAATAGCGGGCATTCGAggcgagcagagaggagtGAATGCCCTCGTTCATCAGCTCCGTGACTCCGTCCagcaaacggagagaaggaagcatcAAACGTGCGCAGACGAGTGGCACAAACTCGCCGCTCGAGGAGTCCGCAATGCCTTCAGATGATGAAGCGCTGGACGAAGCGCCGGCGGCGCGTCCCCTCGCCTCCACAGGCTGCTTATCAGCAGCGGCCACAGCTGCCAAAATTCGACTTTTGCGGCAGGCGCGAAGCATTTCCAGCATGTGCCCTAGGAGGCCGAATCCTttgaggaaaaaggaacaccatgaaaaggcgacagaaTGAACGAGCGCTGTTATTGACTGGAAATCGCGACAGCGAATTTACCAGTTCTCCGACGGAGCATACGATAGCAACAACAACGACTGTTCCTGCCCGTGGTCTTTCTCTTGGTGTGTTGAGTCCCCTATAGTGTTCTTGCTCGCTTGTTTCGTTGATTCTGTCTCTCGGTCGCCAAAATTGGCTACGCACCGTACTCTACAAATACTCACCGGTAacgtctgtgcatgcagtggcgcCGCAGTCCATCAGAATCTCCGCCGCTGCTCGATTCGAGACTTGCATGAGGTCGAGGGCAGCGTAGACCCACCTTCGAcggggagaaggacgaatacacgcagagagagggagaaaccaTGTGAGATCCAAAAAACTCGAAGCGAAACTGTGGATACCACTGCACGCTATAGAAAGGCTGACACCAGAACGCAGAACAAGCGAAATCCGACAGGAACAGTGAATGTAATTACCGCCACCAACGGCTTCTTGTTCCCCGCCTTGGAATCAAATGGATATGCACACGTCCGCAGTCACAGTTGCGACTGTTTTCCGCTTTTTGCTGGTGAAGGAACCGCAAAAATTCTCGACAAATCACCCATCGCCCAGACCGCTCTCAGCAGTGTAGACGTAATGCCATAGCAATAGTGATGATCCGATGCTTGTTCATCCATAGTTCATAGTGGaaccactgcatgcagcaccGTTCCGTTGATGTGATGTAGTTCACTGACTGGGGACTTGAACGAAAACAGCACACTGGAAACCGTTCCAAAACAAAAACGAACGTCCCCACCCAACTGTTGACACGTCGACATGCGAGTATGGAATCGCAGACAGTTGCAGAGGAACATCCCGACTCACCGTCCCCTGGATTTCCCCTCCACATGGCCAGCCATAATAACGCCAGTGCCCAGAGGCTTCGTCAGAATGAGGACATCTCCTTCTTGCGCCTCTGCACTTCCCTTTGGCAGGTATCCAATCGGCTCTTCCACTCGAGACGTGTGGATGTCGCCTTCCACTCCCAAGTGGCTGTCACTTTCCGGTCGCTGGCTTTTTCTCaggcgagaaaggcgtcCGGTGATGGTGAGACCCGCAGCCATGTCGCGACCTTGGGCGGAGTGCCCGCCGGCCAGCTGGCACCTGTCCCGCGAAAGAGCCGAGCAACAGCCTCCAAGGAGTTGAAGGAGGTTGTTTGCCATCTGAAAGGCCCATGCGCATCGCAACGCATGCGCACACACCAGTGCATCTGCACATGCACCGCTAAACAGATACGCAAACTTATGCATTCAGAAACAAGTCACTGGCGTCGCTGGAGACACCCACGTGACGCTCTCTTGAAGGGGTGTGGAGTGTGTCTTCATTTGAAAAACTTGCGGGCCACAGAGTGCGGACATTGCTGCGAGGTGGAGCGGTGAAGAATCCGTCTGAAGCCGAGACAGGAGGCTGACCAGTTGACCATTTCTACAACAGGTcgagcaggagagacggcAACGCGCCGAGCCTGCAACGAGTCTCTCGACAGTGTGTCATGCTCCCACGGTGGCAGCCCAGCCACTGAGATCGGCCGAACccaacaaagagagaaaacgcgttcaAGCCGTGCAAAAAAACAACCTACTATGCAGTCAGTCGAATACGGGACAACAGCCGTGAGGAGAGCAACAAGCGGCTCGGCGCCCATGGCGTAGCAATCGGACATTGCATGCGTTGCAGCGATGCGACCCAGCACGAATGCGTCGTCGAAGAAAGCTCTGCAAGAATGAAGAGCCCACATGACAGAACAAAGCAGTTCAAACCTCAGCAAACAATAACAGAGCCACCCCAACCAACACGATACaaatctacatatatatatatatatacacacacacataatTGTGCACCTGCATTCAACGGACGGAAAATCATCTGGAAGGCTTCGTCGCAAACCACTAAAGACAATACAGGAAATAGCGTGATTCAAACAAGCAAACGGCACCACCAAGCATATCTGCACAGTAGGTTCTCTCTCGATGGCGACATGTACAcgaatatacatatatatatatatatatatatatatgattatTCTTTGCTCCGAGAGAGCTCACCGGTAGAAGTCGACAGTCTGGATAAGGAGTGGATTATCGCCTCCGAGCGCCTCGACGCACGGATCGTTTGCTAGTGTTGTCGACCTTCCTGGACAGacgccgtcgctctctttgtcgcttGTGGGTCTCCGTCGTTCCACGGGTTTCGCGGCGAAGACGCATCCGTCGTCGGCATCTTCGAGTCCGAGAAGAACTTCGCTTCGATTGAACAGCAGAGGGTAGAACCGACCCTCTTTGTCGATGCGCTTTTGAAGAGCCGCAAGCTGCAGGGCGTCGCCTGGCTGCATGCGGAGCCCCGGCGTAGCTCCCAGACTCGTTGCGTCTTTTCCACTCTCCAGGGTCTCGGCTGCCACACTCGCGCCTCGTTCGCGTTCCATCAAAACTCTGTGCTGGCGAGTCTGAGCCGCATCTGCCTGCTCCAGCTCTTGCATCGTGCGTCTCAGCACTGTAGAAGGCACTTTGGCGCCGCAGCCTCCACAGCGAGTTCCGCCGGCGCTCTTGCACCCCGACGCCCTGCCTCGCGCTCCTGAACTCGCTTGCACATATTCCATGAGAACGCGACATCCGAGACTGACTTCGTCTTTCGTTTGAATACATTCAGCATGAGAAACGCCGCTCTTCCCACAGGCTGTCCTGCAGCTCGACGCCCCAGAGCCAAGGGTGTCGGCGTGGTGCGCCCCACTCGAGGACCGCGTCACATCCCCCTTCACTTCGGCATTCGGCTCCCCCCCGGCGCTCGACGGTCCCCGAGTGCCTCCCGCGGTCTCGCACGATTGAAAAGCCGCCGAGTCACTTCCCCGAGACAAGAAGCGCCTCAGGCCTCCAGTGAGAGACGCGGGCGCCGTCAGCGACTTGGacgaaagaagggaaggacgTAGCAGtcccgacggagacacctggtACTTTTGAATCCAGTCAATGTCCATGCGCGTCTGCAGCGGCAGCACAGTCCAGAGAAATACAAACTGTGCAACGCGGAACGCAAATCAGTCAAGTTCTTGGTCACGGCGCACACACGGAAGCGTAGTTCGGAGTCGATCTGTTTCAGGCACAGGTGAGGGACCAACCTGCAGAGTCTCGCGGTTGGACGGACCTCGTGGCAGTGATGTAGAGCGTTTTGGAAACGGACGAAAAGATTCAAATCTGCGTTGTCTATCGCGGAAGTGAACTGGGACGGCTGCGGCTCGCAGGAATCTGTGGAGACTTCGACACGAGAAAAGAACCCCCCGAAGGATCTCGTTCAACCTCTAAAAGTGGAGTAGTACACGCGCAGGCGGGCAGAATACAGATCGCTGATCACATCGAGGTGCTGAGAAAGTGGAGCGAGCTGATCAGACTTCGTCCAGGAATGTCGACACAGTTTTGCTCTTCATTCGTCGAAAAACAacccccgtctctctccttttggTGCGTCGTCGTACCCTCAAATTCGAAACCCATTTGCCTTCGAAGCTGATGTGCCCCTTGACTCCGACCGCACAGTTCTCGCCAcaggagacaacggagaagagTTGAGACTGAGACCGCCAGCGATGAAGGCGCGCGCTGTCGCCATTCCGCAGCACCAGGCGCAGGTTCCTGCTCAGAGTCTCGCCTGTGGGAAAGGcccgaagagagacagcaccACACAAAACATGGAAGTAAAAAATGGAAGTGTctgaaagacaggaagagagaaagacaggaagagagaaagacaggaagagagaaagacaggaagagagaaagacaggaagagagaacgacaggaagagagaaagacaggaagagagaaagacaggaagagagaaagacaggaagagagaacgacaggaagagagaaagacaggaagcgagaacgacaggaagagagaaagacaggaagagagaaagacaggaaaagagagaaagaaaggagggaTCAAGGAGATGTGGAGCACCCTTTCAGGAAGCACACAACGACAGAAGGCACACCTTGACTCGAGATGCAGTGctgcggaagaagcgaaagagggCAGGGACTGTGACCAGACGGAAACGCGCGAAGGGGAGTCCGAGGAGACATcaaacaagaagaaagagaaatccACGCTCCAAGGAAGCACACAAATCACGTGGAAACAATATCGGGCCACCGGGGAAAATCACCAAAAAGGAAGCAGTGGCCTACAAACATGAGAAGCGCAAATGTGAGGCAAACCCAAAGGGTAGCGCAGATCGAAGGAGGCGCCTCGAAGACGACAGAAGCCTCCAGGATGCACTACGCCAGCTGGGAAGAGAAcgtgagaagagaagcgagagatgcCACACGAGCTCCACAGACTCACCAGCGTCGTCCCCGTCCGTGCGACGACTCTCAGTGCCTCGAACTTTTGCAGCTTCGCCTACAAAGCGTAAACAAATGCGACAAACGTGAACGAGAGAAGTAAACAGAGTAcacgcgacgaagaagaacgcagaaacTGAACACGGGccagacaaaagagagaatcggagagagagaaggaagagacagaagaaagaagggagaagagagactgggAAACGAACAACCTGGTCTctcattttctctcctgtgcgCCTACCAACAGCGAAGACGTTGTGAGCGTTGCAGGAGCGCAGCGAAGCGTCGACTGCAAGGAAGCCTTCCGGGGTGAGCTCTAGGCCTGTGTttctgaaaaggaaaagagagcgagagaaaaggagaggagtTGAAGCGCCCTCTGTGAAAAGCATGAACGGACGCACAACGTGGAATTGAAAGACATTTGGGACAGACAAACGAACTAGAGACTTGCTGCGTGGTGGTAGACGCGAGCGctacgcgagagaggaaactcaACGAAGGACCTGAcaccgagaaggaaaagtcGAAAAGATCGATTGAAACCAAGCGCACGCCGCAGAGTGAAAGAAAAATTAAGCCATGACTATTCCAGTGAAGAAGTCAAAAGACCGGCAACTGCCCAGCGAATGTTCATCCCATAAGCAAACGATCTCTGGGTCACTCGAGACCGTTTCTATCATCAGAAATGGCGTCcaactttctctctctcccccttccTGGCTGTTGACGCGCGTAGTCTCCACTCTGAAAGCAAGACAAGTCCCTGCCCGCTTGTCTGCCTCCGAGTATCTCCAgggatctctctctctccaagtgtctccttACTGGAACCACGACTGTGGGGTGGCGGGTGTGCACCAGACGCATTCGTCAAATTCAAAGTGGCGACCGTCGGAGCACAGGAGGCGTTTTCGGAAATTCTCGCATTCCAGTTCTGCTTCGGCTCCGGTTTttccagaaagaagagaagcttcTGCGGCCGAGGCCTCCGCGAATGCAGTCGCGCCTGCAGCGGCAGGCTGTGTCTGTGTTCCCTCCTGAGCAGCCTGAAGCGGCCCTGCGTGTTTCCGAGGCAAATCGATCTGGGAGGCACGAGGCGCAGTCTCTACGCGGACTGAGGCGACTTTCCACTGGGTGTGCACAGAGACTCCAGCCGCTTTCAACAGACGGGAGACGCGCGTCTGGATTCACcggaagacacacagagccAGTAGCAGAGCGATATGCAGctggaggaacgcgagagcgaaaaacgaaggagaagagaggccggagagaggaaaaacgtaGAAGAATCACAATaagaggcgaaaaacggggcagaagcgagaaatcGAGAGACTGATGAGGCAACtgacggagacacaggggACAAGAGACGAAAGCAAATCCAAAGACGCGGAAGGGAGACTCAGAAAAGGTGAGACGACTGGATCgcacgagagaaacgcgtatGATTACAGCGAACACAGTCGCACGCGAGTACGACAGGAGAAAggtcttcgtcgctttcctGAACTGCAGGCGCGTCGCGCGACGATTTGGGCGCAGCTCCGTCGTCCTGCCGatcctcttttttttcgtgaACGCAGACGCAGGGGCGTCCCCAGCGAGcggggaagacgcgaagcACATCAACATGCATGTctgtgcatctgcatgcggaaggagagacactctGGCCACAGTTTGTAGCGCAACAAAGACTCGCGTTCTTTGGAAAGgtctccgtgtctccacTCACCTGAGCGCCTGACGAGAAACCTGGCAGTACGGAGTCTCCCTCTGTGAACAAGTGAAACTCTACacggaagaggcgagaaagttcttcgctttctctctgccagCAAAGTTCGACCTCAGCGGgttgcgcgtctctctccttgtgcAAATCTCTCGGGGTGGAGcagtcttctcctttcccggTTCTCGCGTCGCGTCTCAGAGTCCTCcagtgcgcatgcagatcggcaagcttcttctccactgcaGCTCTCGCAGCGAAACAGATCTCGACGCTTTCGGTACCACCGCCTACGAACGCCACAGTGAAAACGCGCGAGCGGCTGACCGCCCCCGCGCACTCTGAGTTCCTCCTCGTCACGGTCTCTGCCGCATGCGCCTCTGCAGTCCCGCGCGCCATCCCAGTCGGCTTCGACTCAGGATCTGCGCCTGCTGAGTCGCAAGCAGTTGCCGCTTCAGAGGCGGCCAAGCTCGGTGAGGTCCAGGCGTACAGGGCCGCTCGCACGAGTCTCCCCAGCGCCGCTTCCCACCGCGGCAAGAACTGGCTGAGAGGCCTGAGCGGCGTGATGcacgcgcgcatgcatcgatcGCCGAGGTCCAGAAACGCCTCTTGACTGTCTGTCTGCTGGCCTGGGGAAGAAATCGAAGAGTCTTGCTCCTCTCCTGGAGGCAGGGAGCTGAACGTGATCGACCCCGGGGCGCTCAGACCAGACCTGAAGgcgggcgcatgcaggcgatgCAGAAAACCGGATTCATTCTCTTCAGAAACTTCGGCTTGAACCCCCCCGGCACACTTGAAACTTGCCACCCTCACCTACAGAAATGTATACATGGTTTTATGTGACGCGTAAAAACATGGAGATGGCACAAGGACGCTTGATGCATATTGACACACGaaaaatgtatatatatctgtatatatatatatatatatatatctgtatatatatatctgtatatatatatatatctgtatatatatatatatatatgtatcacATACAAGACACTTGCACGCTGTGTGTAGGGGAGCATGTGTGTGATATGCATAGGATGTCTCCCTGAGAGACGGCTGGATGTCTGAAGGTTCTTTCGAAACAGAAAGGGTGGggacaacgcatgcagaaaagacaTTCTCTGTAGCTGCTTTGCGgatttcctttccttccttctttcctctcctctgtctcactTTCCGACGCGAACGGCCAGAAAGAAACACCCTGTGACTGGAGAACGTCAGTCGCGCCCCGTCCACGAGCACTTTGTAGAAACCGGTGTCTCTCCGATCTCCTCCGTTTGCcattttctcccttcccgtatgcctctctgtttcctctgtttcctctcgcgtcttctctttctcgcctctcgcttgTGAGGCTTGCCTCTCGAGGCTGCCTGCTGCGTTCTGTGCGTACTCCGTGTCGACGGAGAGGACGTCGTATCGGAGCGGCGGTCGGCCGTCGTCGCAGAAAATCAGTTTTCTTTCGCGATCGACGCCAAGGACGGACGCGCGTACGAAGCGCCCGCCAGCCACTTGACACAGCTGCAGCAGATCTACGTGTGCCTGGTCTCTCGTGTACGCGCCGGCGAGGAggcctgcatgcaacgaagCATCCCgcgtcgcgcatgcaggcgaaaGCGAGGCTAGGAGGAGACACAAGCCAAACGTCGCTGGCCTCGGACAAGACCCGCAGTGCGCCGTGGTACACCGAGAACCGAGTGAGGagtccgagagagagaagagcggcaaCGCAGCAATGCAGACAAGGACGAAACAGCAACGCAGACAA from Toxoplasma gondii ME49 chromosome VIIa, whole genome shotgun sequence carries:
- the SRS35A gene encoding SAG-related sequence SRS35A (encoded by transcript TGME49_280570~Gene product name based on ToxoDB Community Expert Annotation.~Signal peptide predicted by SignalP 2.0 HMM (probability 0.999) with cleavage site probability 0.742 at residue 27~Predicted trans-membrane domain (TMHMM2.0):5-25:147-170), with amino-acid sequence MTKNKILLRAVLCFLILFGCSAWRVRAKSWTYDFKKALDDDETKKEIITPGDSVSIENSGSRPLEYIPPNPSQVLKVEKGDHCKDEPVELAALFKGSAPTPAWTEAQSTRSLTVPAGSVPEKETIPFCFKVKDTGKNKTLTAVIKVAGAHGLSAAVGVSIGIPALAFVLISM
- a CDS encoding selenide, water dikinase (encoded by transcript TGME49_280560), coding for MKQSGRGGCSGQGARSISRDLVLVGGGSSHLFVMKDWAKQPEKGMRLTLVSADTDTPYKGLLPGLLAGAYTRDQAHVDLLQLCQVAGGRFVRASVLGVDRERKLIFCDDGRPPLRYDVLSVDTESGLSAPGSITFSSLPPGEEQDSSISSPGQQTDSQEAFLDLGDRCMRACITPLRPLSQFLPRWEAALGRLVRAALYAWTSPSLAASEAATACDSAGADPESKPTGMARGTAEAHAAETVTRRNSECAGAVSRSRVFTVAFVGGGTESVEICFAARAAVEKKLADLHAHWRTLRRDARTGKGEDCSTPRDLHKERDAQPAEVELCWQRESEELSRLFRVEFHLFTEGDSVLPGFSSGAQTRVSRLLKAAGVSVHTQWKVASVRVETAPRASQIDLPRKHAGPLQAAQEGTQTQPAAAGATAFAEASAAEASLLSGKTGAEAELECENFRKRLLCSDGRHFEFDECVWCTPATPQSWFQNTGLELTPEGFLAVDASLRSCNAHNVFAVGEAAKVRGTESRRTDGDDAGETLSRNLRLVLRNGDSARLHRWRSQSQLFSVVSCGENCAVGVKGHISFEGKWVSNLRTRMDIDWIQKYQVSPSGLLRPSLLSSKSLTAPASLTGGLRRFLSRGSDSAAFQSCETAGGTRGPSSAGGEPNAEVKGDVTRSSSGAHHADTLGSGASSCRTACGKSGVSHAECIQTKDEVSLGCRVLMEYVQASSGARGRASGCKSAGGTRCGGCGAKVPSTVLRRTMQELEQADAAQTRQHRVLMERERGASVAAETLESGKDATSLGATPGLRMQPGDALQLAALQKRIDKEGRFYPLLFNRSEVLLGLEDADDGCVFAAKPVERRRPTSDKESDGVCPGRSTTLANDPCVEALGGDNPLLIQTVDFYRAFFDDAFVLGRIAATHAMSDCYAMGAEPLVALLTAVVPYSTDCIMANNLLQLLGGCCSALSRDRCQLAGGHSAQGRDMAAGLTITGRLSRLRKSQRPESDSHLGVEGDIHTSRVEEPIGYLPKGSAEAQEGDVLILTKPLGTGVIMAGHVEGKSRGRWVYAALDLMQVSNRAAAEILMDCGATACTDVTGFGLLGHMLEMLRACRKSRILAAVAAADKQPVEARGRAAGASSSASSSEGIADSSSGEFVPLVCARLMLPSLRLLDGVTELMNEGIHSSLLASNARYFPALSLKTVGTAPAGAAPTGDLPIQPLSPADLPPTLPILFDPQTSGGLLAFVPANKATECIRRLREEGGYDNAMVIGSIFERKTFVPFPQKDAAQETRSRYAPWENVAGAVECLH